Proteins encoded by one window of Synechococcus sp. MVIR-18-1:
- a CDS encoding TolC family protein: MLKSSRCDLVLTRYLSAIGLICGTYAPVSAQTNVAPLNEGGTTEQLEKSWERLNNQVDAIDTLTGPAPAIESSDDLRSLEVPKLLIDVNAPASAELTEQDTQPDPLLRLPSAADKPARILSLTLENAVTLAFRNNPSLGAQRDLIKAQAATIASESSRYWPTISVFANVDGFQSGTTTYNPYGNNTYGLGSLFNRKGQTPNFAFTNDGNQVSGASAGPFYVPSGGGLGAVMNGVSADAGLQVDYDIINFARTPRVQAAQARLTQQENLYADRLRVIQLEVSEAYYNLQRAEQLVQIRDAIVRTDLVVLEDTLDLKQAGLVPRVDLLRRSSLLAADEESLIQAMADRAVARRELWTVLNLSSEITPSAQDPISLQPRWPLNLEKTVLAAYDDNPELTAILATQQALIRRQDEAAAQLLPRLSLFAAAGGLGSVERTFNLALIGGGCCGDTFLPLEQVSGYEWSVGLAFNWMIFDAGGTSNRVKALQLQEQATAEQYASTRNAIRLRLERAFLNHEASLAKLVSARRAVGASKEAFRDTQLRYQTGLSDEIDLSITQEQLVNALVRRLFATVDVNVTYARMLRELLPMPKNPNHPVLTQLTLSFP; encoded by the coding sequence GTGTTGAAATCCTCCCGCTGTGATCTGGTCCTAACCCGCTACCTATCCGCGATCGGATTGATTTGCGGCACCTACGCGCCTGTATCTGCCCAGACCAACGTTGCTCCTCTTAATGAAGGTGGCACAACAGAACAACTTGAAAAAAGTTGGGAACGTCTCAATAACCAAGTTGACGCCATTGACACGTTGACCGGCCCAGCACCAGCGATCGAGAGCAGTGACGATCTCAGATCCCTAGAGGTTCCCAAACTGCTCATCGATGTCAATGCCCCCGCATCCGCTGAGCTGACAGAGCAAGATACGCAGCCAGACCCTCTTCTTCGCCTTCCTTCTGCGGCTGACAAGCCAGCGCGCATTCTTTCTCTCACGCTTGAAAATGCTGTCACGCTTGCCTTCCGCAACAATCCTTCCCTTGGCGCTCAGCGGGATTTAATCAAGGCCCAGGCCGCCACCATTGCATCCGAATCAAGTCGCTACTGGCCAACGATCAGCGTATTCGCCAATGTCGATGGATTTCAAAGCGGAACAACCACGTACAACCCCTACGGCAACAACACTTACGGGCTGGGATCACTCTTTAACCGAAAAGGTCAAACGCCCAATTTTGCTTTCACAAACGATGGAAACCAGGTCAGTGGAGCAAGCGCTGGCCCCTTCTACGTCCCATCCGGAGGGGGTCTCGGCGCTGTAATGAATGGCGTTTCCGCCGATGCAGGCCTTCAAGTCGACTACGACATTATTAATTTTGCTCGAACTCCCAGAGTTCAAGCGGCGCAAGCCCGACTCACACAACAAGAAAATCTCTATGCCGACCGATTAAGAGTCATTCAGCTTGAAGTGAGTGAGGCCTATTACAACCTTCAACGTGCTGAGCAACTTGTACAGATTCGCGATGCAATCGTTCGTACTGATCTGGTTGTTTTGGAAGACACTCTTGATCTCAAACAAGCTGGTCTTGTTCCGAGAGTGGATCTGTTGAGACGGAGCAGCCTTCTCGCTGCAGATGAAGAAAGCTTGATCCAAGCAATGGCTGATCGTGCGGTAGCCCGACGCGAACTTTGGACTGTTCTCAACCTGTCAAGTGAGATCACACCCAGTGCACAGGATCCCATCAGCCTCCAACCACGATGGCCCCTGAACTTAGAAAAAACTGTGTTGGCGGCTTACGACGACAATCCAGAACTCACAGCAATTCTCGCCACACAACAAGCCCTCATCCGTCGCCAAGACGAAGCGGCTGCCCAGCTACTACCGCGACTCAGCCTGTTTGCAGCAGCCGGTGGCCTGGGATCCGTGGAGCGAACCTTCAATCTTGCGCTGATCGGGGGTGGATGCTGCGGAGATACTTTTCTTCCCCTCGAACAGGTGAGTGGGTACGAATGGTCGGTAGGGCTGGCTTTCAACTGGATGATTTTTGATGCCGGTGGAACGTCAAACAGAGTGAAAGCACTGCAACTTCAAGAGCAAGCAACCGCCGAACAATATGCAAGCACCCGAAATGCGATTCGCTTACGCCTGGAGCGAGCTTTTTTAAACCATGAAGCCAGCTTGGCGAAATTGGTCTCAGCCAGACGAGCGGTAGGCGCCAGCAAGGAGGCCTTCCGAGACACGCAATTGCGCTATCAGACTGGGCTCAGCGATGAAATCGACCTTTCCATTACCCAGGAACAGCTCGTGAATGCCTTGGTACGACGGTTATTCGCCACTGTGGATGTGAATGTCACCTATGCACGCATGCTGCGTGAACTCTTACCCATGCCTAAAAATCCAAACCATCCAGTTTTAACCCAATTAACGCTTAGTTTTCCTTGA
- a CDS encoding aromatic acid exporter family protein, translating into MNDNLVKQSLRLGISVLITCAIAQHFDRINFVWYPVLAVIFVVDDQDENTLRAARGRILGTVTGGLVVFLVHTLLSGWIGILISLLITVPLLRRLGWSSGLSTAVVITVMFLGIHDYTLLDWNYVLNRSIDTLVGICVALVISHLLWPKDRLKRMEELHELLMATLNQRMFQHMQALQGLTPMPAPLNPVSLTRNILEIQRLMNIEQQLGPRRRDQLTRLRWNQRISLWRSLQSHWILIERLLDSLSGKYQPLRLPELAQQLDPNHVIGWNRLQLHDQNQLHPIGLAQQILLEEECTRFLRLVSSQRRLNRILIQGTHR; encoded by the coding sequence ATGAACGACAACCTTGTCAAACAAAGCCTGCGACTGGGAATCAGTGTCTTAATCACCTGTGCAATCGCTCAACACTTTGACCGCATCAACTTCGTTTGGTATCCGGTCTTGGCCGTAATTTTCGTAGTAGATGATCAAGATGAAAACACACTCCGAGCAGCTCGAGGAAGGATTCTCGGCACGGTGACTGGGGGGTTGGTCGTTTTTCTAGTTCACACGCTTCTATCAGGCTGGATCGGAATTTTGATCAGTCTTCTCATTACCGTTCCCTTGCTTCGGCGCCTCGGTTGGAGCAGCGGTTTATCGACTGCTGTTGTGATCACTGTGATGTTTTTAGGGATCCATGATTACACGCTATTGGATTGGAATTACGTTCTAAATAGAAGTATTGATACCCTAGTTGGCATTTGCGTAGCGTTAGTGATAAGCCATTTGCTTTGGCCTAAAGATCGCTTGAAGCGTATGGAAGAGCTCCATGAACTATTAATGGCGACACTAAATCAGCGAATGTTTCAACATATGCAAGCCCTTCAGGGACTTACACCAATGCCAGCCCCCTTGAATCCTGTTTCGCTCACAAGAAATATTTTAGAAATCCAGCGTCTGATGAATATCGAGCAACAACTGGGTCCGCGGCGTCGCGATCAGCTCACTCGGCTGCGCTGGAATCAACGCATCAGCCTATGGCGTAGTCTTCAATCACATTGGATATTGATCGAGCGACTTCTAGATTCTTTATCCGGTAAGTACCAGCCTCTGCGATTACCTGAATTAGCACAACAATTAGATCCAAACCATGTGATTGGTTGGAATCGATTACAACTTCATGATCAAAATCAGCTTCATCCGATTGGTCTTGCGCAACAGATCCTCCTGGAGGAGGAGTGCACACGCTTCCTTCGACTCGTCAGCAGTCAAAGAAGACTCAATCGCATTTTGATTCAAGGAACGCATCGATGA
- a CDS encoding LCP family protein, with the protein MNGQRSPNKKSLLTAAVLGLFGGLLLSIPLSRSLLPSTELPKLTSISNPFEGWSSFDNENIVVLGMDAGGGNTDTIFILSIENGDTSIIQVPRDSYINSRSFGPMKANALHARGGPNAVKTELTRLMGRPINHHILVNLEGIRTISDLLGGLEVDVPKRLYYQDKSQGLLIDLQPGRQVLKGRELEGFLRWRHDGQGDLGRLDRQQLVLKSLFNKLIQPQHLIRLPALITAAGRNLETDLGPMELGKLITTMGTTDLQTSRLKARPFYQNGVSYLDTQWPAKETTRGVDANESSSRRFQLLF; encoded by the coding sequence ATGAACGGCCAAAGAAGTCCGAACAAAAAATCCCTGCTCACAGCAGCAGTGCTTGGACTCTTTGGTGGATTGCTGCTGTCGATACCTCTGAGTCGATCTCTCCTTCCATCAACAGAACTCCCCAAGCTGACCTCAATCAGCAACCCATTCGAAGGCTGGTCGAGCTTTGATAATGAAAACATCGTTGTTCTCGGAATGGATGCTGGAGGCGGCAATACAGACACTATTTTTATTCTAAGTATTGAGAATGGTGATACTTCAATCATTCAAGTTCCAAGAGACAGTTATATCAATTCACGCAGCTTTGGACCAATGAAGGCCAACGCACTCCATGCCAGAGGTGGGCCAAATGCTGTCAAAACAGAATTAACGCGCCTAATGGGTCGCCCAATTAATCATCATATACTCGTTAATTTAGAAGGGATCCGCACCATTAGTGATTTACTTGGGGGTCTAGAAGTTGATGTACCAAAACGCCTCTACTACCAAGACAAAAGCCAAGGATTATTGATCGATCTTCAACCAGGTCGCCAGGTCCTCAAAGGCCGTGAGCTCGAAGGGTTTCTACGCTGGCGCCACGATGGACAGGGTGATTTAGGACGACTTGACCGACAACAACTTGTGTTAAAAAGTCTCTTCAACAAACTCATCCAACCTCAGCATCTGATCCGTCTGCCAGCCCTAATCACAGCAGCTGGACGTAATCTTGAAACAGATCTTGGTCCTATGGAGTTGGGAAAATTAATCACCACCATGGGAACAACAGATCTTCAAACGAGTCGACTAAAAGCCCGTCCTTTTTATCAAAATGGAGTGAGTTATCTCGACACACAATGGCCTGCGAAGGAGACAACAAGGGGAGTCGATGCGAATGAGTCCAGCAGCAGGCGCTTCCAATTGTTGTTCTGA
- a CDS encoding FUSC family protein: protein MMDDIHHSQRGHQQRPWFTRQDLRLAAVTGLSAGLGLLSPIPYGYYLPLTTTAVLSSTYGNSMKLGIQRLLGSLMGVIILIIFTRGLELPLPLGLGLALAITRLFGGILGLQVGYKVAGNIIVMGWLVHEQNATVWGPIRLFWTGLGIVISLWASQSIWPSRTIPNLHGQFASLLSSIGQELINESSRLKQQFPTATSPKQQQAIRISLQKQLNAARQQQVLAQMELGVNPEQHPLHGLWSRIDLLTSQLLTSLWAIKSLTIPIQKPDQIKQIHYKESELIDIMSTQILRISAELKNPKTINCQEFNPKAMLEIKILSQDFNQWLEQTTEGTFATNIKQISKQQLRQIILRMTLIDYIRSAIVEATSPHSKSTITNIHR, encoded by the coding sequence ATGATGGACGATATCCACCATTCCCAACGTGGACACCAGCAGCGACCCTGGTTTACACGACAAGATCTACGACTAGCAGCTGTAACGGGATTAAGTGCCGGGCTTGGCCTCCTAAGCCCCATTCCCTATGGGTATTACCTACCGTTAACAACAACAGCTGTCTTATCGAGCACCTACGGCAATTCAATGAAGCTCGGCATTCAAAGGCTGCTGGGCTCACTCATGGGTGTCATTATTCTAATTATTTTTACACGTGGGCTTGAGCTTCCTCTTCCTTTAGGGCTAGGACTCGCACTTGCTATAACCAGGCTTTTTGGAGGAATCCTAGGACTGCAAGTGGGCTACAAAGTGGCTGGAAATATCATCGTGATGGGATGGCTTGTCCATGAACAGAACGCAACTGTTTGGGGTCCCATTCGCCTCTTCTGGACTGGGCTTGGCATTGTCATTTCACTGTGGGCCTCACAATCGATATGGCCCAGTCGAACAATTCCCAACTTACATGGACAATTTGCATCACTTCTTTCTTCGATCGGACAAGAATTAATAAATGAAAGCAGTCGACTCAAACAACAGTTTCCAACCGCGACTTCGCCAAAACAACAACAGGCAATCCGCATCTCCCTCCAGAAACAACTCAATGCCGCAAGACAACAACAGGTCTTGGCACAGATGGAGCTGGGTGTCAATCCTGAACAGCACCCATTGCATGGCCTTTGGTCCAGAATCGATCTTTTAACTTCACAGCTACTCACCTCTTTATGGGCCATAAAAAGCTTGACAATTCCCATTCAGAAGCCCGATCAGATCAAGCAAATCCACTATAAAGAATCAGAGTTAATCGACATAATGAGCACTCAAATACTAAGAATCAGCGCAGAACTGAAAAACCCCAAAACGATCAATTGTCAAGAATTTAATCCTAAAGCAATGCTTGAAATTAAGATTCTATCTCAAGATTTTAATCAATGGCTTGAACAGACGACAGAAGGAACTTTTGCCACTAATATCAAACAGATAAGCAAACAACAGCTTAGACAAATTATCCTAAGAATGACACTCATTGACTACATCCGATCAGCAATCGTAGAAGCGACATCTCCCCACTCCAAGTCAACTATCACAAACATTCACAGGTGA
- a CDS encoding ABC transporter ATP-binding protein: MAAPNPARRIKPALPRLLSHLQPYRRRVWIAVSCSIINKVFDLLPPVLIGLAVDVVVQQDSSWLAALGATTVPSQLIVLALLSFLVWTAESLFEYLYGVLWRNLAQTTQHSLRLEAYDHLQKLEMDFFERDSTGRLLTVLGDDIHQLERFLERGANEILQLVTTVLLVGSAMALLAPGVALFAFVPIPIILVGSLSFQRRLAPRYRDVRQRAGDLASRLSNNLGGMLTIKSFATEAWELEQLRTASNAYQQCNREVIRISAAFIPLIRFAILFAFLAILLIGGIQAWQGLIAVGTYSFLVFITQRLLWPLTTLGRTLDDYQRSMASTQRVLDLIDTPIQIASGNIRLNPSDIKGDIRYEQVCFSYKDRQPLLNKFDLSIHAGQTIGIVGATGSGKSSLVKLLLRLYPLSSGRIFLDNHPIASLHLQDLRRCIALVSQDVYLFHGSVAENIAYGSSEASKSSIIWAAEQAEALAFIQGLPQEFDTVVGERGQRLSGGQRQRIALARAILKNVPVLILDEATAAVDNETEAAIQRSLMRITANRTTLVIAHRLSTVRHADQIIVMDAGRIVEQGTHDQLLHKPGAYSDLWRVQAGLRSDEALSL, translated from the coding sequence ATGGCCGCTCCCAATCCAGCTAGGCGCATAAAGCCTGCCCTACCAAGGCTTCTGAGCCATCTTCAGCCCTACAGAAGACGGGTATGGATCGCGGTGAGCTGCTCGATCATCAACAAAGTCTTTGATTTACTTCCTCCTGTTCTGATCGGCCTGGCCGTTGATGTTGTTGTTCAACAGGATTCATCGTGGCTGGCAGCTTTGGGTGCCACAACAGTGCCGAGCCAACTCATCGTGCTTGCGCTGCTGTCCTTCCTGGTCTGGACAGCAGAATCACTTTTTGAATATCTTTACGGCGTTTTGTGGCGCAATCTTGCACAAACCACGCAACACAGCCTGAGATTAGAAGCCTATGACCATCTCCAAAAGCTTGAGATGGATTTTTTCGAGCGAGACAGCACTGGACGGCTACTCACCGTGCTTGGTGATGACATCCATCAACTCGAACGCTTTCTGGAACGTGGTGCCAACGAAATTCTGCAATTAGTGACCACCGTTCTGCTGGTCGGTAGCGCCATGGCACTCCTGGCACCAGGCGTGGCACTCTTCGCATTTGTTCCGATCCCAATCATCCTTGTGGGATCACTCAGTTTTCAACGCCGCCTCGCTCCGCGATATCGCGACGTCCGCCAAAGAGCTGGAGATCTCGCCTCCCGACTGTCTAACAATCTTGGTGGAATGCTCACCATCAAAAGCTTTGCAACTGAAGCATGGGAACTCGAACAACTTCGTACAGCGAGTAATGCCTACCAGCAGTGCAATCGTGAGGTGATTCGAATCTCTGCCGCCTTCATTCCCCTTATTCGCTTTGCGATCTTATTTGCCTTTTTAGCGATTCTTCTGATCGGAGGCATCCAAGCCTGGCAAGGACTAATCGCAGTGGGAACCTACAGCTTTCTGGTTTTCATAACCCAGCGACTGCTGTGGCCTCTAACCACATTGGGGCGAACCCTAGATGATTACCAACGATCAATGGCCTCCACTCAGCGCGTTCTGGATCTCATCGACACACCGATTCAGATCGCCAGCGGAAACATTCGCCTCAACCCAAGTGATATCAAAGGAGACATACGCTATGAACAAGTTTGCTTTTCCTATAAAGATCGCCAACCACTGCTGAACAAGTTCGACCTAAGCATTCATGCTGGACAAACAATTGGCATTGTGGGTGCTACAGGTTCAGGTAAAAGTTCATTGGTCAAACTACTGCTGAGGCTCTATCCGCTCAGTAGCGGCAGGATTTTTCTTGACAACCATCCAATTGCATCGCTGCATCTGCAAGATCTTCGTCGCTGCATTGCACTCGTAAGTCAAGACGTTTACCTCTTCCACGGAAGCGTCGCTGAAAATATTGCCTACGGATCTTCAGAAGCATCCAAGTCGTCCATTATTTGGGCAGCGGAACAAGCCGAAGCCCTAGCCTTTATTCAAGGCCTACCTCAAGAATTTGATACGGTTGTAGGCGAGCGTGGTCAGCGTTTATCAGGTGGTCAACGCCAACGAATCGCCTTGGCTAGAGCCATTTTAAAGAATGTACCCGTGTTGATCCTCGATGAAGCAACGGCCGCGGTTGACAATGAAACAGAGGCTGCGATTCAGCGTTCACTAATGCGCATCACCGCGAATCGGACCACACTGGTTATTGCGCATCGACTCAGCACCGTGCGACATGCCGATCAAATCATTGTGATGGACGCTGGTCGCATTGTGGAACAGGGAACCCATGATCAACTTCTGCACAAACCAGGCGCTTACTCCGACCTCTGGCGGGTTCAAGCTGGCTTACGTAGTGACGAAGCGCTGAGCCTCTAA
- a CDS encoding cation:proton antiporter, giving the protein MAASLSHLMHHPLGIFAQLVAISVLVPPITRRLRLPDLVGLLVAGVLIGPHVLHWIDAKSETITLLSDIGAIYLLFTVGLEIDLEEFNRVKRRSVTFGALIFVLGVGTGFGIGQIFGFPLVPSLLLGALMATHTPLGYPIVRSYGAQRDESVIVSVGSTIFTDIAALVLLAVALGLGKGNLTPSSFIALLISISVFACVVVLGIRMIGRHLWMRNVIDENRVFLAVLLTLFVASLGAELAGVEKIVGAFLAGLAVNSVLPEGKVKEQVIFVGGALFIPIFFIHLGLLLDLGSIADSISNIEFTALMLTGALGCKALAAVIAGRWFRYSRNQMLLMWSLAMPKVAATLATAFIGFQAGLLDNTVLNAVLAVMVVTATLGPTLTTRSVVALMEPNERSPYGTTGLDEDQEVPGEVVRRPLKVLVPVANPDTELSLLKLAARLSQGEGDHNGQLLPLALVSPSLEEARGGLNRALSAARARLNQAASNGEGLTATTRCLLRVDDDIAAGMSRSALEEGADLLLIGAGRPDPLRKWLLGDLVDGVCRTAHCPVVVANLGRRELNDLNQILVPIKDLSASAREQFELALRLLSTAPDPTSTTISLLHIHDPRFNRHERSWMEQQLMSWCPRNISSQQIQIKLLQGPGIDSKIHWFSKNQDLVILRSQRRRVAGLPIPASDRTSNLVHQLACPALMISDPLN; this is encoded by the coding sequence ATGGCTGCTTCGCTATCCCACCTGATGCATCACCCACTGGGCATTTTTGCCCAGCTTGTTGCGATCAGCGTCTTGGTTCCGCCCATCACAAGACGGTTAAGGCTTCCTGATCTTGTCGGACTCTTAGTAGCTGGCGTACTGATCGGTCCCCATGTGTTGCATTGGATCGATGCCAAAAGTGAAACGATCACCCTTCTCTCCGATATCGGAGCCATCTATCTGCTGTTCACAGTCGGGCTAGAGATCGACCTTGAAGAGTTCAACAGAGTCAAAAGACGCTCTGTGACATTTGGGGCCCTGATCTTTGTGCTCGGAGTTGGTACAGGGTTCGGGATCGGCCAGATCTTTGGCTTCCCCTTAGTACCCAGTCTCCTATTGGGAGCCCTGATGGCAACGCACACTCCGCTCGGCTATCCGATCGTGAGGAGTTACGGCGCCCAGCGTGACGAGTCCGTAATTGTGAGCGTTGGAAGCACGATTTTCACGGACATTGCAGCGCTGGTCTTGCTCGCTGTAGCCCTAGGCCTTGGCAAGGGAAATCTCACACCGAGCAGCTTTATTGCGCTGCTCATCAGCATCAGCGTGTTTGCTTGTGTCGTCGTCTTGGGCATTCGAATGATTGGGCGACATCTATGGATGCGCAACGTCATCGATGAAAACAGGGTGTTTCTGGCGGTGTTACTCACCTTGTTTGTGGCCTCCCTCGGTGCTGAACTCGCGGGGGTTGAAAAAATCGTGGGCGCTTTTTTGGCTGGGCTCGCCGTGAATTCCGTCCTTCCAGAAGGCAAGGTCAAAGAGCAGGTGATCTTTGTAGGGGGAGCCTTATTCATCCCCATTTTCTTCATTCATTTGGGACTGCTGCTCGATCTCGGCAGCATCGCCGACAGCATTAGCAACATTGAGTTCACCGCCCTAATGCTCACTGGAGCTTTGGGATGCAAGGCACTTGCTGCAGTGATCGCTGGGCGCTGGTTCCGCTACAGCCGCAATCAAATGCTGCTGATGTGGTCACTTGCCATGCCCAAGGTGGCTGCCACGCTTGCAACCGCGTTCATTGGTTTTCAGGCCGGCTTACTCGACAACACAGTTCTCAACGCCGTTCTTGCCGTAATGGTTGTGACGGCAACGCTCGGTCCAACTCTCACCACACGCTCCGTTGTGGCCCTGATGGAACCGAATGAGCGCTCCCCATACGGCACAACAGGACTCGATGAAGATCAAGAGGTCCCCGGAGAGGTGGTACGCCGCCCTCTCAAAGTGTTGGTCCCAGTTGCCAATCCAGACACAGAGTTGAGCCTGCTCAAATTGGCCGCTCGACTCTCCCAGGGAGAAGGCGATCACAACGGACAACTCCTACCCCTCGCATTAGTGAGTCCAAGCCTTGAAGAGGCCCGCGGTGGCTTAAATCGAGCGCTATCAGCGGCAAGAGCCAGGCTGAATCAGGCGGCAAGCAACGGAGAGGGCCTCACTGCAACCACGCGATGTCTGTTGCGCGTGGATGATGACATCGCTGCAGGCATGAGTCGAAGCGCTTTAGAGGAGGGTGCCGATCTGCTTTTGATTGGAGCCGGACGGCCTGACCCACTGCGCAAATGGCTCCTGGGAGACCTGGTCGACGGGGTCTGCCGAACCGCGCATTGCCCAGTGGTCGTTGCCAATCTTGGGCGACGAGAACTCAATGATCTCAACCAAATCCTGGTTCCAATCAAAGATCTATCGGCGAGTGCCCGCGAACAATTTGAGCTCGCCCTTCGGCTCCTATCAACCGCACCAGACCCAACATCCACCACCATTAGTCTTCTCCACATCCATGATCCACGCTTTAACCGACACGAACGATCCTGGATGGAGCAGCAACTGATGAGTTGGTGTCCTCGCAACATCTCTAGCCAACAAATTCAAATCAAATTGCTGCAGGGACCAGGCATCGATTCAAAAATCCACTGGTTCAGCAAAAACCAAGATCTCGTGATCTTGCGATCACAACGACGGCGGGTCGCGGGCCTCCCCATTCCGGCTAGTGATCGCACGAGCAATTTGGTCCATCAGTTGGCCTGCCCAGCCCTAATGATCAGCGATCCCCTCAATTAA
- a CDS encoding RNA-binding protein codes for MTIYIGNLSFQAEQEDLLDLFGQYGEVKSASLPLDRETGRKRGFGFVEMATDEDEQKAIDDLQNVEWMGRMIRVNKATPRERTGGGGGGGGRGGYGGGGNGGGGNGGGGGGGYGGGNRW; via the coding sequence ATGACCATCTACATCGGCAATCTGTCTTTCCAGGCAGAACAGGAAGATCTTCTCGATCTATTCGGTCAATACGGAGAGGTTAAGAGCGCAAGTCTTCCTCTCGATCGCGAAACAGGTCGCAAACGCGGCTTTGGCTTCGTTGAAATGGCCACAGACGAAGATGAGCAAAAAGCCATCGACGACCTCCAAAACGTGGAGTGGATGGGTCGCATGATCCGCGTCAACAAAGCAACTCCACGTGAGCGCACTGGCGGCGGCGGCGGTGGCGGCGGCCGCGGCGGTTACGGCGGTGGCGGCAACGGCGGTGGCGGCAACGGCGGCGGCGGCGGCGGCGGTTACGGCGGCGGCAACCGCTGGTGA